In the genome of uncultured Fretibacterium sp., the window CTCCACGATCGTGCCCAGGAGCCCCGAGCGTATCCCGGCGGCATTCAGGATGCTGCGCAGGACGTAGGTCGTCGTGCTCTTGCCGTTCGTCCCCGTGACCCCGACCATCAGCAGTTTCTCCGACGGATTTCCGTATACGATGGCGGAGACCTCGCCCATGACCTCGCGCACGGAGGGGACCACGACGGACGGAAGCCCGGCGTCGACGGGCCGCTCGCAGAGCAGGGCCGCGGCCCCAAGCTCTCGGGCCATGGGAATGTAGTCGTGCCCGTCGCTCCTCTCACCCCGGATGCAGCAGAACAGGGTCCCCGGACGAACGCTCCGGCTGTCGGACACGACGTCCGTTATCCGGGGATTTTTCCCGGCCCCCCCGGCCCCACGAAGGAGGCCCTTCTCCCGAACAAGCTCAATCAAGCTGGAAAAATTCACACTCACGATCGATCATTCTTTCCCGGGGCATAATATTCTACCTCCGCCATCTCCTCGACGATAGCCCGAAAGGAGGGGGCGGCCAGTTCGCCTCCGTAGTAGCGTCCGCTCGTGGGCTCCCCTATGGACAGGAGCATGAGATAGCGCGGTTTTTCATAGGGCCAGAAGCCGATGAAGGACGCGACGTGGCGGTTCTTGCTGTACTTTCCGGCCTCCGCGACCTGAGCGGTCCCGGTCTTCCCCGCCAGCTCGGTGATGGCGGTGTTCGCTCCTTTTCCGGTCCCCTCGAGCACGGCGGACCGCATCGTCCTTCGCAGCCATTGCGCCGTCTCGGGGGTGAGGACCTCCCGCATCACGCGGGGCTCCCCCCTGTAGACGACCTCCCCCGACGAGTTCACGGCCTCCTTGACGATATAGGGGCTCATCAGCTTCCCCCCGTTCACGACGGCGGCCATGGCGTTGATCAGCTGCAGCGGCGTGATGGCCAGCCCCTGGCCAATGGCGATGTTGGCGGGCACGACGCCGCGCCATTGCTCGGGGAAGGGCAGGATTCCGTTCGCGACCCCCGGCAGCTCGACGTCGCTCGCCGAGCCGAACCCCCAGCTCCAGAGGGTCTCGTACATCTTGACCTTCTCGGACCGGACGCCGATCTGAGCCATCCCCACATTGGAGGATTTGACGATGAGCTGAGCCGTGCTGATGTTCCCCATCGCCCTGGGGTAGGCCTCCGTTACGTAACCGTCGGCGACCTTGAGACGGGCCGGACACTGGAAGGTCTCGTCCGTCCGCACCCAGCCCTGCTCCAGGGCTATGCCCATATAAATGGGCTTGAACGTAGAACCCGGTTCGTAGCTGCGGCTGACGGCGTTGTTCGAGAGCAGTTCCCCTCGGAACCCCTCCCGGACCCGTGGGTCAAAGGGAGGCCAGCTGGCCATGGACAGGATCGCGCCCGTCCAGGGGTCCATACAGATAGCCGCCGCCCACTTCGCCCCGTTGCCCGACGCGATTTTGTCGAGGTGCTTTTCGACCACATACTGCATCCGGCTGTCGACGGTCAGGGTCACGACGGGCATGACGTGGCTCCGCTCCGGTTCGTCCCCGCCCAGGCCAATAGAATGGCCCCCCGGACGCCGGATGATGATGCGGTACCCTGGGGGGTCGTAAAGGACGGAGTTCCACGACTGCTCGATCCCGGCCTGGCCGCGGTTGTCGATGTCGCAGAACCCCAGCACGTGGGCCAGGAGGCTTCCGTTGGGATAGCGCCGTTCCTGCTCTCCGATGTCGCGGACTGCCCGTATGTTCAGCGCCAGAATTTTCTGCGCCTCCTCCCTCGACACCTTGCGCTTCAGCCAGACGAAGCGCCCCTCGCCGTTCGGTTGCAGCTTTCCCACGACATCCTCGGAAAACACGCTGCGAAGGGCCGGGAGATCGTCGGAGTCCAGGAGCTTCGGATCGACGGCGAAACTGGACACCATCTCGGGAATAACCAGGGCGTTGCCCTTGGAATCCTGGATGATGCCCCGATTCGCCTTGACGGGAACCCGCCTCCAGTACTGCTGCTGGGATTGCTGGAGCACCCTGGGGTCCGGATAGCAATGACGTTCG includes:
- a CDS encoding penicillin-binding protein 2; translated protein: MRRRLFSPWGLFVVLFVLFARTLVERHCYPDPRVLQQSQQQYWRRVPVKANRGIIQDSKGNALVIPEMVSSFAVDPKLLDSDDLPALRSVFSEDVVGKLQPNGEGRFVWLKRKVSREEAQKILALNIRAVRDIGEQERRYPNGSLLAHVLGFCDIDNRGQAGIEQSWNSVLYDPPGYRIIIRRPGGHSIGLGGDEPERSHVMPVVTLTVDSRMQYVVEKHLDKIASGNGAKWAAAICMDPWTGAILSMASWPPFDPRVREGFRGELLSNNAVSRSYEPGSTFKPIYMGIALEQGWVRTDETFQCPARLKVADGYVTEAYPRAMGNISTAQLIVKSSNVGMAQIGVRSEKVKMYETLWSWGFGSASDVELPGVANGILPFPEQWRGVVPANIAIGQGLAITPLQLINAMAAVVNGGKLMSPYIVKEAVNSSGEVVYRGEPRVMREVLTPETAQWLRRTMRSAVLEGTGKGANTAITELAGKTGTAQVAEAGKYSKNRHVASFIGFWPYEKPRYLMLLSIGEPTSGRYYGGELAAPSFRAIVEEMAEVEYYAPGKNDRS